A genomic region of Glycine max cultivar Williams 82 chromosome 15, Glycine_max_v4.0, whole genome shotgun sequence contains the following coding sequences:
- the LOC100803170 gene encoding OVARIAN TUMOR DOMAIN-containing deubiquitinating enzyme 1, with protein MQSKEAVVEDGEIKSVTAVGSEIDGWTNFGDDDIMQQQYTIQAEEAKKVPFVGDKEPLSSLAAEYKLGSPILLEKIKVLDEQYAAIRRTRGDGNCFFRSFMFSYLEHIMECQDQAEIDRIQANVEKSRKALQTLGYADLTFEDFFALFLEQLESVIQGKETSISHEELVLRSRDQSISDYVVMFFRFVTSAEIQKRAEFFEPFILGLTNTTVEQFCKSSVEPMGEESDHMHITALSDALGIPIRVVYLDRSSCDTGGVSVNHHDFMPVAGDLPNASCSSEKNIPFITLLYRPGHYDILYTK; from the exons atgcAGAGTAAAGAAGCAGTTGTGGAAGATGGGGAAATAAAGAGTGTGACTGCTGTAGGGTCTGAAATTGATGGGTGGACCAATTTTGGGGATGATGACATAATGCAACAGCAGTATACAATTCAGGCTGAGGAAGCCAAGAAGGTTCCATTTGTGGGTGACAAG GAACCACTGAGTAGCTTAGCTGCTGAATATAAATTAGGCAGTCCTATCTTGCTGGAGAAAATAAAG GTGCTTGATGAGCAATATGCTGCCATTCGTCGTACTCGGGGAGATGGAAACTGCTTCTTTCGaagctttatgttttcatatctT GAGCATATTATGGAATGTCAAGACCAAGCAGAAATTGATCGTATCCAAGCCAATGTTGAAAAAAGTAGAAAGGCGCTGCAGACCTTGGGTTATGCAGACTTGacttttgaagatttttttgcG ttATTCCTTGAGCAGCTGGAATCTGTTATTCAAGGGAAAGAGACTTCCATAAG TCATGAAGAGCTTGTTCTTAGAAGCCGAGATCAGTCAATATCTGATTATG TCGTTATGTTCTTCAGATTTGTTACCTCTGCTGAAATACAAAAGCGTGCAGAATTTTTTGAACCATTCATACTGGGCTTAACTAATACAACAGTCGAGCAG ttttgcaAATCATCTGTTGAACCAATGGGTGAAGAGAGCGACCACATGCACATTACTGCCCTTTCGGACGCATTGGGCATTCCAATCCGTGTTGTGTACCTTGACCGCAGCTCATGTGATACTGGCGGTGTCAGTGTAAATCATCATGATTTCATGCCAGTGGCTGGTGATCTCCCAAATGCTAGTTGCAGCTCTGAAAAGAACATTCCTTTCATCACGCTGCTATATCGTCCTGGTCACTATGATATCCTCTATACAAAATGA
- the LOC100805832 gene encoding B-box domain protein 31 encodes MRKCELCNSPAKLFCESDQASLCWECDAKVHSANFLVTKHPRILLCHVCQSLTAWHGTGPKFVPTMSVCNTCVNNNSETCSQQNHVEDHDDNHDDGTGEDHVENHDGGVSEDDEENQVVPWTSTPPPPASTSSNSVTTSSTRFSNVEEGGSD; translated from the coding sequence atgaggaagtgtgaACTCTGTAACAGTCCCGCAAAGTTGTTCTGTGAATCAGATCAAGCCAGCCTCTGTTGGGAATGCGATGCTAAGGTTCACAGTGCAAACTTCCTCGTCACCAAACATCCCAGGATTCTTCTCTGCCATGTTTGTCAATCACTAACGGCCTGGCACGGCACGGGACCCAAGTTTGTACCCACCATGTCCGTTTGCAACACTTGTGTCAACAACAATAGTGAGACCTGCAGCCAACAGAATCATGTTGAGGACCACGACGACAATCATGATGATGGCACGGGAGAGGATCATGTAGAAAACCATGATGGTGGTGTGTctgaagatgatgaagaaaaTCAAGTTGTTCCATGGACATCTACACCACCACCCCCAGCTTCCACTTCTTCAAATAGTGTTACAACTAGTTCTACCAGGTTCTCTAATGTTGAAGAAGGTGGCTCCGATTAA
- the LOC100799975 gene encoding calcium-binding protein KRP1: MASKRNTVVFEDYFPAMMEKLGTEGFMKELTNGFQLLMDREKKVITFESLKKNSALLGLEGMSDDELRCMLREGDLDGDDALDEMEFCTLMFRLSPALMNNSKELLEEAIYPFH, encoded by the coding sequence ATGGCATCCAAGAGGAACACGGTTGTTTTTGAGGACTACTTCCCTGCAATGATGGAGAAACTGGGCACTGAGGGGTTCATGAAGGAGCTGACAAACGGATTTCAGTTGCTGATGGACAGAGAGAAGAAGGTGATAACGTTCGAGAGCTTGAAGAAGAACTCTGCATTGCTTGGGTTGGAAGGGATGAGCGATGATGAGTTAAGATGCATGCTGAGAGAAGGTGATCTTGATGGTGATGACGCACTTGACGAGATGGAATTCTGCACCCTCATGTTCAGGTTGAGTCCTGCTTTGATGAACAATTCCAAGGAGCTTTTGGAGGAAGCCATTTACCCTTTTCAttag